Proteins from a single region of Runella sp. SP2:
- a CDS encoding gliding motility-associated C-terminal domain-containing protein: MMKRVIFVFVLFLSISIDGWAVHIFGGDFRMIAQPTQGNYLLTLTLYSDMLTLNPVVGGDFSNNDASATVYIFRKSDHVRMDAFELPQQVNQNKPIIYQNEACAGNQQLRTVAQIYSRAISLSPARYNDSQGYYIIWERCCRTAGVDNLQNRGQNVGLVFTLEFPALTQNGTFFRNSSPDLSIPNGEYICINRPFRMNMSATDADGDELRYTLVTPLNGYTNETNPRGLGESRSSYPEVRWAAGYGLSNTIPGNPALAIHPTTGFLTVRASQLGRFTFAILVEEYRNGVKIGSTRREFQLKVIDCGGTPPPSPTVFNSTNTSLPASVVEICEGTNATLQFTSQPNVSYQWQKDGINIPNQKSTTVTINQAGEYQVTASYTSRCALDTVSQLVKVVIVKGPTINFSPSDTLRICNGDTAIIQTTQGNGFVYEWRRDGAVLPTETRSSLATTQIGTYQVAVRGTNACISRDTAVVILRPSPAKPDITSAKTQLCGRDSIKLQTVLAPGLSVEWRFNGQVLPQRSNEFNTKLAGTYQVRVSSGSCSALSDPKRITQVLADTIRFDSLLAVCYDPALRVALQGSPANGIFVGNGVETNNLNVQTAGVGRHSIQYQVNFGNDCVLSKTRVLEIKPIPVLKAPNSVTQLKDASVNVQVQSETPNGETYQWTPPTGIENPTALQTNISTPDNETYTLTATASNGCSAQISIKVVVVHLMFIPDAFSPNGDGTNDTWEIKNLEKFPDAEVFVYNRWGELIHHQSKDHPLPWDGFYENSPAPIGEYTYLILPNTESDNVARRGKVLLLR, translated from the coding sequence ACTCTGACATGCTTACACTCAATCCAGTTGTAGGAGGTGATTTTTCCAACAACGACGCAAGTGCTACTGTGTACATCTTTCGTAAAAGCGACCATGTGAGAATGGACGCTTTTGAGTTGCCACAACAAGTAAACCAAAACAAACCTATCATTTATCAAAATGAAGCTTGTGCGGGAAACCAACAACTCCGTACCGTTGCCCAAATTTATAGTCGCGCTATTAGTTTGAGCCCCGCACGCTATAACGATTCTCAAGGGTATTACATCATTTGGGAACGTTGTTGTCGGACGGCTGGGGTGGACAATCTTCAAAATAGAGGTCAAAACGTCGGACTGGTTTTTACGTTGGAGTTTCCAGCCCTTACGCAAAACGGCACTTTTTTTCGTAATTCTTCCCCCGACCTCAGTATCCCCAACGGTGAATATATTTGTATTAATAGGCCATTTAGGATGAATATGAGCGCTACTGATGCGGATGGTGATGAGTTAAGATACACCTTAGTTACTCCCCTCAATGGTTACACCAATGAAACAAATCCGCGAGGACTAGGCGAATCGCGCAGCAGTTATCCCGAAGTTAGATGGGCGGCAGGCTATGGACTTTCCAATACCATTCCAGGAAATCCCGCATTGGCAATTCACCCGACTACGGGCTTTCTTACGGTAAGAGCTTCTCAATTGGGCAGATTCACCTTTGCTATTCTGGTAGAAGAGTACCGAAATGGGGTCAAGATTGGTTCAACCCGTCGGGAGTTTCAGTTAAAAGTCATTGACTGTGGCGGCACTCCACCTCCTTCACCCACAGTATTCAACAGCACCAATACCAGTTTACCCGCTTCGGTCGTCGAAATTTGCGAAGGGACGAATGCGACACTCCAGTTTACGTCACAGCCCAATGTTTCGTACCAATGGCAAAAAGATGGTATCAACATTCCAAACCAAAAAAGCACAACTGTCACCATCAACCAAGCAGGTGAGTATCAAGTAACGGCTAGTTATACCAGTCGGTGCGCCCTCGACACGGTTTCTCAACTCGTGAAAGTTGTCATAGTAAAAGGACCAACTATCAACTTTTCCCCCTCTGATACCCTGAGGATTTGTAATGGCGATACGGCTATCATACAAACCACCCAAGGAAACGGTTTTGTTTATGAGTGGCGTAGAGATGGCGCTGTGCTTCCAACTGAAACCCGTTCTAGTTTAGCCACAACTCAAATAGGCACCTATCAAGTCGCGGTTCGGGGTACAAATGCCTGTATCAGTCGTGACACCGCCGTCGTTATACTGCGCCCTTCGCCAGCAAAGCCAGACATTACCTCGGCCAAAACTCAATTATGTGGCCGTGACTCTATCAAATTACAAACAGTTCTAGCCCCTGGCTTATCCGTCGAATGGCGCTTTAATGGCCAAGTCCTTCCCCAACGTTCCAACGAGTTTAACACTAAGCTTGCAGGAACTTACCAAGTGCGGGTTTCCAGTGGTAGCTGTTCGGCCCTTTCAGACCCCAAAAGAATTACCCAAGTATTGGCAGACACCATCCGATTCGACTCATTGCTTGCGGTTTGTTATGACCCCGCACTTCGGGTGGCGCTTCAAGGTAGCCCCGCAAACGGGATATTTGTGGGAAATGGGGTTGAAACAAACAACTTAAATGTTCAAACAGCGGGGGTTGGTCGTCACTCTATTCAGTATCAAGTAAACTTTGGCAATGATTGTGTATTGTCCAAAACCCGCGTTTTGGAAATCAAACCTATTCCCGTTTTAAAAGCGCCCAACAGCGTTACTCAATTAAAAGATGCTTCGGTGAATGTGCAAGTCCAAAGTGAAACACCCAACGGCGAAACGTACCAATGGACTCCTCCAACGGGTATTGAAAACCCTACTGCGTTACAGACCAACATCTCAACCCCCGACAACGAAACCTATACCCTTACCGCCACTGCCTCCAACGGGTGTAGCGCTCAAATTAGCATTAAGGTGGTGGTGGTACATTTAATGTTTATTCCCGACGCATTCAGCCCCAACGGCGATGGTACGAATGACACGTGGGAAATCAAAAACCTTGAAAAATTTCCTGACGCGGAGGTATTTGTTTACAACCGCTGGGGTGAGCTCATTCACCATCAATCCAAAGACCACCCCTTGCCTTGGGATGGTTTTTACGAAAATAGCCCTGCTCCCATTGGCGAATATACCTACCTCATTTTGCCCAACACGGAGTCCGACAATGTAGCTCGACGGGGCAAGGTTTTACTGCTTCGATAG
- a CDS encoding DUF1080 domain-containing protein, translated as MSAKLLQAGFLSALIVLGGCKVSNTSTGASEKGFKSIFNGKNLDGWDGDPTYWRAENGVLIGEITPSTLLKANNFLIWKGGEPADFELKGEFNIAKAGNSGINYRSERLTDVPFALKGYQADIDGQINYTGQNYEERKRTTLAYRGQITTISPQSSPMTPEQVRAKVKRNAWTDLQVTGSLGTSDELKTKIKSEDWNEFHLVVKGNRLQHYVNGVLMSDVTDNDQVNGKSKGFLGVQVHVGPPMKVQYRNLRLKQL; from the coding sequence ATGAGTGCTAAACTTCTTCAAGCAGGTTTTCTTTCTGCGTTGATTGTATTAGGTGGTTGTAAAGTTTCTAATACAAGCACGGGTGCTTCTGAAAAAGGCTTCAAATCCATTTTTAACGGTAAAAACCTCGACGGTTGGGATGGTGACCCTACCTACTGGCGCGCTGAAAACGGTGTACTTATCGGCGAAATTACTCCCAGTACGTTGCTCAAAGCCAACAACTTTCTTATCTGGAAAGGTGGCGAACCTGCTGATTTTGAACTAAAAGGCGAATTTAACATCGCCAAAGCGGGCAACTCAGGCATCAATTATCGCAGCGAAAGATTAACGGATGTACCGTTCGCGCTGAAAGGCTACCAAGCTGATATTGATGGTCAAATCAATTACACTGGTCAAAACTACGAGGAGCGTAAACGCACTACCCTCGCTTACCGTGGTCAAATCACGACGATTAGCCCTCAGTCTTCTCCGATGACACCCGAGCAGGTACGTGCCAAAGTAAAACGCAATGCCTGGACCGACCTCCAAGTGACAGGTTCATTGGGAACTTCAGACGAATTGAAAACAAAAATCAAATCAGAAGATTGGAATGAATTTCATTTGGTTGTGAAAGGCAATCGTTTACAACATTATGTCAACGGCGTATTGATGAGCGATGTCACTGACAATGACCAAGTAAACGGCAAATCAAAAGGATTTTTGGGCGTACAAGTACACGTAGGTCCTCCCATGAAAGTACAATACCGCAATCTGCGTTTGAAGCAATTGTAA
- a CDS encoding aldose 1-epimerase family protein: MNTNETNTQPWTNKLSHVAQWGGIETSVLDNGAGRGTRIAWINTGTGLRYKVVLDRAMDIAEAFYNQHGLAWLSHAGITPPQPFSDGGIDWLRTFGGGLVTTCGLSHIGGPESDEYGQRGLHGEISNIPAEIESIVQPDPVAGKLDMSITGIIKQARVFGPVLELRRTISGTLGQPTIKIHDEIINRANTPAPHMLLYHCNFGWPLVDEGARLVWQGKWQSRDGNPQNPIFNNDNDFRRCPAPLEAHSGFGEEAAFIDIDADANGQASCGVYNEALGFAVAVRFPKAQLPWLTNWQHWGKGEYVTGLEPGTHPPIGQAAARAQQTLIELAPGEKRSYTLDIEIITDSAALRDFVGHP, from the coding sequence ATGAACACAAACGAAACAAACACGCAACCTTGGACCAACAAACTGTCGCACGTGGCGCAGTGGGGAGGCATCGAAACCTCCGTACTCGACAACGGCGCAGGACGTGGGACGCGCATTGCGTGGATAAATACGGGAACGGGTTTGCGGTATAAAGTGGTGCTTGACCGCGCCATGGACATCGCCGAAGCGTTCTACAACCAACACGGTTTGGCTTGGTTGAGTCATGCAGGTATTACGCCACCTCAGCCTTTTTCGGACGGTGGCATTGATTGGCTTCGGACGTTCGGTGGAGGTTTAGTTACCACGTGCGGGTTGAGCCACATTGGTGGGCCTGAGTCGGACGAATACGGTCAGCGCGGCCTTCACGGCGAAATCAGCAATATTCCCGCCGAAATTGAATCCATCGTTCAGCCCGACCCTGTGGCGGGCAAGTTGGACATGAGCATTACGGGGATTATCAAACAAGCCCGCGTTTTTGGGCCCGTGTTGGAACTGCGTCGGACAATTTCGGGAACGCTCGGACAACCGACCATCAAAATCCACGACGAAATCATCAACCGCGCCAATACCCCCGCCCCGCACATGTTACTTTACCACTGCAACTTCGGTTGGCCGCTGGTGGACGAAGGAGCACGCTTAGTGTGGCAAGGCAAATGGCAGTCGCGCGATGGCAATCCACAAAATCCGATTTTTAATAACGACAACGATTTCCGCCGTTGCCCCGCGCCGCTCGAAGCCCACAGTGGCTTTGGCGAAGAGGCCGCCTTTATCGACATCGACGCTGACGCCAACGGACAAGCAAGTTGCGGAGTTTATAATGAGGCACTTGGGTTTGCCGTTGCAGTTCGTTTTCCCAAAGCTCAACTGCCTTGGCTCACCAACTGGCAGCACTGGGGCAAAGGCGAATACGTCACGGGCTTAGAACCTGGCACCCACCCGCCGATTGGGCAAGCGGCAGCACGGGCACAACAAACGCTCATTGAACTAG
- a CDS encoding sugar phosphate isomerase/epimerase, whose translation MSVTLPFRFGSEVYTWFMSGNGATHQGRLGHMIEIISKAGFTGIQPIFTWMGDLVNPDLLEAKLKEQGIELAAVALALEWNGNGENEDERRIADNAIALLQRFPGAVLNTVQIPTGRHDLAARQKSLVNIVNTVSARANALGVPCSFHPNSPHSSIIRTEEDYKIVLESLDATVTGWTPDVGHIINGDMDPLAKMKEYASLINHVHYKDWDGNPEFTLMGRGKVDLLGVTQWLKDINYSGWIICEDEGEEALDDPDFVTLHDGRWILNDLIPNLK comes from the coding sequence ATGTCAGTAACACTTCCATTTCGTTTTGGCTCAGAAGTTTACACTTGGTTCATGAGCGGAAACGGTGCCACACACCAAGGGCGTTTAGGCCACATGATTGAAATTATTTCCAAAGCAGGTTTTACGGGAATTCAACCCATTTTTACGTGGATGGGCGATTTGGTAAACCCTGATTTGTTGGAAGCTAAGTTGAAAGAACAAGGCATTGAACTAGCCGCCGTGGCTTTGGCCTTGGAGTGGAATGGTAACGGAGAAAACGAAGACGAACGCCGCATCGCCGACAATGCCATCGCTTTGTTACAGCGTTTTCCTGGGGCGGTTTTAAATACGGTTCAAATTCCAACGGGCCGCCACGACCTCGCCGCGCGTCAGAAAAGCCTGGTGAATATTGTCAATACCGTTTCGGCCCGTGCCAATGCGTTGGGCGTGCCTTGTAGTTTTCACCCCAACTCACCGCATTCATCCATCATCCGTACCGAAGAAGACTATAAAATTGTGTTGGAGTCGTTGGATGCAACCGTGACAGGCTGGACGCCCGACGTGGGTCACATCATCAATGGCGACATGGACCCGCTCGCCAAAATGAAAGAATACGCCTCGCTTATCAACCACGTACACTACAAAGATTGGGACGGTAATCCTGAATTTACGTTGATGGGACGCGGAAAAGTAGATTTGCTCGGTGTTACGCAGTGGTTGAAAGACATCAATTATTCGGGTTGGATTATCTGCGAAGACGAAGGCGAAGAAGCCCTCGACGACCCCGATTTTGTGACCCTCCACGACGGGCGTTGGATTTTAAACGATTTAATTCCAAATCTGAAATAA
- a CDS encoding sugar phosphate isomerase/epimerase, which yields MNKIGFNVLAWSAGMSDELFPIIERLKEIGYDGVEYFIGAPDEDAYKRVGNRSRELGLGVTAVTVVSPDTNPVSESATVRAQALDQLKWVIDRAHDLNAEVLCGPFHSAHAHFVARPASVDEFARAAEVLHAAGEYAAQANLILAPEALNRFECYLCNTMEHLANLVQLTNHPNVRAMFDTHHANIEEKKYESAIRTIAPYLSHVHISENDRGTPGDGHIPWDNAFAGLAAVGYKGWLTIEAFSRNDPDFANAIGVWREYNDPWHIAENGLTFIREMSIKHNL from the coding sequence ATGAATAAAATTGGCTTTAATGTATTGGCTTGGTCGGCGGGAATGTCTGACGAATTATTTCCCATCATCGAACGCCTCAAAGAAATTGGCTACGACGGCGTCGAATATTTTATCGGTGCCCCCGATGAAGACGCCTACAAACGGGTAGGAAACCGCTCGCGTGAACTAGGTTTAGGCGTAACGGCCGTGACGGTAGTAAGTCCTGATACTAACCCAGTCAGCGAATCGGCAACGGTACGCGCCCAAGCCCTCGACCAACTTAAATGGGTGATTGACCGCGCCCACGACCTAAACGCCGAAGTACTTTGTGGCCCCTTCCACTCGGCACACGCGCATTTTGTGGCTCGTCCAGCTTCGGTAGATGAGTTTGCCCGCGCCGCCGAAGTACTACATGCTGCGGGAGAATACGCCGCGCAAGCCAACTTAATTTTAGCCCCCGAAGCCCTCAATCGTTTTGAGTGCTACCTCTGCAATACGATGGAGCACCTTGCCAACTTGGTGCAATTGACCAACCACCCCAACGTACGGGCCATGTTCGACACGCACCATGCCAACATCGAAGAGAAAAAATACGAGTCGGCCATCCGTACCATTGCACCTTACTTGAGTCACGTCCACATTAGCGAAAACGACCGCGGCACGCCTGGCGATGGGCATATCCCGTGGGACAATGCCTTTGCGGGATTGGCGGCGGTTGGCTACAAAGGCTGGTTGACGATTGAAGCATTTTCTCGCAATGACCCAGATTTTGCCAATGCGATTGGGGTATGGCGCGAGTACAATGACCCTTGGCACATTGCCGAAAATGGTCTGACGTTCATCCGCGAAATGTCTATCAAGCATAATTTATAA
- a CDS encoding alpha/beta fold hydrolase produces MPFVQTNGINFYYEERGDANAQPLLLIMGITAAGGVWEPHASYWANDFRCIIGDNRGVGKTDKPQGPYSTAQMADDYAGLLDALGLENVHVVGCSMGSTIAQQLAIRHPKKVRSLVLMCPWARCDNVAKAIFTHMMHCKARFRPEEFSLYIQQLIYSKSSWDNETIAAELEAGRAQAGLDPFPQPLHGLEGQASACISHNALADLPNVTQPTLVIGGREDIFTPVWMAEEVTNAIPNAELYLYENAGHIFHFEHLDDFNPRVKNWLSQHT; encoded by the coding sequence ATGCCTTTCGTACAGACCAACGGTATCAATTTTTACTACGAAGAGCGGGGTGATGCCAACGCTCAGCCATTGCTCCTCATCATGGGAATCACGGCAGCAGGCGGTGTGTGGGAGCCCCACGCCTCGTACTGGGCAAACGATTTTCGGTGCATTATTGGTGACAACCGTGGCGTAGGCAAAACCGACAAACCGCAAGGCCCCTATTCAACGGCTCAAATGGCCGACGATTATGCAGGATTGCTCGACGCGCTGGGTTTGGAAAATGTGCACGTAGTTGGCTGTTCGATGGGAAGTACCATTGCCCAACAACTGGCGATTCGTCACCCTAAAAAAGTGCGCTCGTTGGTGCTGATGTGTCCGTGGGCGCGCTGCGATAACGTGGCCAAAGCCATTTTTACCCACATGATGCACTGCAAAGCACGCTTCCGTCCCGAGGAATTTAGCTTGTACATTCAGCAGTTGATTTATTCAAAATCGTCGTGGGATAACGAAACCATCGCAGCAGAACTGGAAGCAGGACGCGCCCAAGCGGGTCTCGACCCGTTCCCTCAGCCATTGCACGGACTGGAAGGACAAGCTTCGGCCTGCATTTCGCACAATGCCTTGGCGGATTTACCGAACGTTACGCAACCGACGCTTGTGATTGGTGGCCGCGAGGACATTTTTACGCCCGTTTGGATGGCCGAAGAAGTGACCAATGCGATTCCTAACGCGGAGTTGTATTTGTACGAAAATGCGGGACACATTTTCCATTTTGAGCACTTGGACGACTTTAACCCACGGGTAAAGAATTGGTTAAGTCAGCATACTTAA
- a CDS encoding ThuA domain-containing protein codes for MKKGSFLFISCCLLFGLLGFATPLPSVHPEDAYKIVYKGEKGPGRGKNIVFVTTDHEYRSEESLPALARILAKRYGFTCTVVFGLDDHGNIFPGSSNLKGLAALDKADLMVLFTRFSHFDDEEMQHFDAYIRRGGPIVAFRTSTHAFNIKSGSKWEHYSWNYKGEKSGWKDGFGELVLGETWVSHYGTNHKQSSKLLLEDSQKQHPILRGVKDVWVQSGGYTAYPNGATTLARGQVLNGMTPTSAPDPTKELLPVAWVKNYSVESGPTGRAFTTTHGASEDLLNEGFRRMAINATLWAMGMEKEIKANNPIEFVGPYQPTPFNFDGYKVNVKPADLADFNSLIMPGEIFKKK; via the coding sequence ATGAAAAAAGGAAGCTTCCTCTTTATTTCCTGCTGCCTGCTTTTTGGACTGTTGGGGTTTGCAACGCCCCTGCCATCGGTTCATCCTGAGGATGCGTACAAAATTGTCTATAAAGGAGAAAAAGGCCCAGGGAGGGGCAAAAATATCGTGTTTGTCACCACCGACCACGAATACCGAAGCGAAGAATCTCTCCCCGCGTTAGCTCGTATTTTGGCCAAACGTTATGGTTTTACGTGCACGGTCGTTTTTGGATTAGATGACCATGGCAACATCTTCCCTGGAAGTTCTAATTTAAAAGGGTTAGCGGCCCTCGATAAAGCCGATTTAATGGTATTGTTTACGCGTTTTTCCCATTTTGATGATGAAGAAATGCAGCACTTCGACGCTTACATTCGTCGCGGAGGCCCTATTGTTGCTTTTCGAACTTCGACCCATGCTTTTAACATCAAGAGTGGCTCGAAGTGGGAGCATTATTCTTGGAACTACAAAGGAGAAAAAAGTGGGTGGAAAGACGGTTTTGGTGAATTGGTATTGGGCGAAACGTGGGTATCTCACTACGGCACCAACCACAAACAATCTTCAAAACTACTGTTGGAAGATTCCCAAAAACAACATCCTATTTTGCGCGGTGTCAAAGACGTTTGGGTGCAGTCGGGAGGCTATACCGCCTACCCCAACGGGGCTACCACCTTGGCACGCGGGCAAGTGCTCAATGGCATGACGCCCACCTCAGCCCCCGACCCTACCAAAGAGTTACTCCCTGTTGCATGGGTTAAAAACTATTCAGTTGAGTCTGGGCCAACGGGGCGTGCTTTTACTACCACCCACGGTGCATCTGAAGACCTGCTCAACGAAGGATTCCGACGCATGGCAATCAACGCCACTCTTTGGGCAATGGGAATGGAGAAAGAAATCAAAGCCAACAACCCCATTGAATTTGTCGGTCCTTACCAGCCCACACCTTTCAATTTTGACGGGTATAAAGTAAACGTAAAACCTGCTGATCTAGCAGATTTCAATTCGTTGATTATGCCTGGTGAAATTTTCAAGAAAAAATAA